TCTTTCCTGAAAGTCCATATGCCAATCCCAACAAAGGTGTAAACATGGGATCGGCGGGATCCAACAGCTGAAGTCCCTTGATTTCGTTAATGGCAGCTTCGTACTGACCTGTTTCTATATAGACCCTCGCCATTTGATACCCTGCCTGCGTTAGATTAGGTTGCAGTTCGGATACCCTCTTAAATTGCGCGAGCGCTTCCTCATACCGGCGGGAGAAGCGGTATACCATTCCGAGATCAATAATCCGCCACATACTGAGTGGGTCCAGTTCTTTTGCTTTCTTAGCCTCTGCAAGGGCAAGCTCTTGTCGGCCGGTACGACCAAGGTACCAAGCATAGGCCCCGCGAATGCCTGCATCATTGGGCTGCAACTCGATCGCTCGACGGTATTCCTCTCCAGCGGCAGTCTGGTTCCAAGTGTAGTAGTGATGCACTCTACCGAGAATCTCATGTGCTTCCGCCAGAGTATCATCCAGTTGCACAGCCCGAAGTGCAGCTTCGTTCGCCTTACTATAGGCTTCTGACGGCGTAAGTAACGCCGCTAGGCCTGAATCCAAGTAAGCATTACCAAGCGCCGCTTGAACTAAGGGGTCTTGAGGATCCAGCGTTGCGGCCTGCTGGAGAAGTTGAGAAGCTTTCTGAAATTCCTCTACAGTATAAGATTTCCGATAATAATACAGCGCTTTCAAATATGCTTCGTGAGCGGCCGGATTTACCGAGCGTTTATCGGACAACCGTTTCTGTTCTTGAGGTGTGAGCTTTGCTTGAATCTCCTGCACAATCGCCTGAGCCACCTCGCTATGAAGTGCCAGCACCCCTTGCATTTGCCGCTGATAACTTCGAGCCCAGAGATGGCGGTCAGAGGGTCCATGAATCAACTGCACCGTAATTCGAACCTGATCCCCTTCGCGAAGCACTGAGCCCTCTACAAGAGCATCGACGTCTAACTTCTTTGCAATTTCCGGAAGCGGCTTTTTTGCGTCTTTATATTGCATCGAAGAGGTACGCGAGATCACTTTTAATGCGCTGATTTTGGAGAGCTCAGCAATCAATTCTTCCGTCATTCCGTCCACAAGATATTGCTGGTTGGAGTCCCCGGAAAGATTTTGTAGCGGTAACACCGCGATCGATTCGATCTTATCCAAACCTCCGGAGGGTATTTTCCATTGTTTCCATAGAACTCCTAAAGCAAAGGCGACCAAAATAAGTACTGCTGCAAGCGGCCAAAGTCTTCGATGTGGTAGGGCGTCAGGCTTTATTTCCGGTTTGGCGACCGTCGCCACCATTTTCAATGCACCTAACAATTCCTGTACCGAAGTAAACCTTTGAACCGGTTCTTTTCGCAAGCAACGAGAGATGATCTCACGCAGGGGCTTTGGAACCTCATTGCTTACTGGAGGTGGCTCTTTGTGAAGGATAGCTCCAATGGTTTCTTGATTCGTATTCCTACGAAAAGTGTTAGTGCCTGTTACCATTTCGTACAGCACGCAGCCGAACGAAAAGATGTCCGTGCGTGCATCCACATCAGTTCCGCGCACCTGCTCAGGGGACATGTAGGGAACTGTGCCTCGAATCACTCCACTCTCTGTTTCTACTGATCTAGTGACTTCTTGTGTCCTCCCTTCTTCTGATACGATCCGTGTGAGTCGTGCCAAACCAAAATCGAGAATCTTAATGCCACCATCGTTGGTAAGAAAAATATTCTCCGGTTTCAGATCTCGATGGATCACACGTTTCGAATGTGCTGCAGAAAGTCCTTCTGCAATGGCAATTGCGATTTCCAACGCCCTATCTAGTTCGATTGGCTCGCGAGCCATCCGCATCCGCAACGTTTGCCCCTCCAGTAATTCCGTAACTAAGAACGAGATATCGTTGGTAGTGTCAAACTCGTAAATTGCCAGAATATTCGGATGGTTGAGTGTAGCGATAGCTTTTGCCTCTCGCTCAAAACGCTTCAGAGCCTCATGGTCACTTGTTAAATGTTGCTGCAAGACCTTGATGGCAACCTTGCGATCCAGCCGGGTATCTATGGCGCAGTAGACATCCCCCATGCCACCACTGCCAAGCAGTTCCAAAATTTGGTAAGGCCCCATGGATTTCGGCGGGAGATGCTTCCTAATTAGTAATTGGATAATTTCATTTGCTAGGGGCGTTTCCAAGAACCCCTCATGCTTTTGAAGTGA
This region of bacterium genomic DNA includes:
- a CDS encoding protein kinase, giving the protein MTPEQWHQIDKLLEAALDHNPEDWPSFLKQACGGDDRLREELHAILLSLQKHEGFLETPLANEIIQLLIRKHLPPKSMGPYQILELLGSGGMGDVYCAIDTRLDRKVAIKVLQQHLTSDHEALKRFEREAKAIATLNHPNILAIYEFDTTNDISFLVTELLEGQTLRMRMAREPIELDRALEIAIAIAEGLSAAHSKRVIHRDLKPENIFLTNDGGIKILDFGLARLTRIVSEEGRTQEVTRSVETESGVIRGTVPYMSPEQVRGTDVDARTDIFSFGCVLYEMVTGTNTFRRNTNQETIGAILHKEPPPVSNEVPKPLREIISRCLRKEPVQRFTSVQELLGALKMVATVAKPEIKPDALPHRRLWPLAAVLILVAFALGVLWKQWKIPSGGLDKIESIAVLPLQNLSGDSNQQYLVDGMTEELIAELSKISALKVISRTSSMQYKDAKKPLPEIAKKLDVDALVEGSVLREGDQVRITVQLIHGPSDRHLWARSYQRQMQGVLALHSEVAQAIVQEIQAKLTPQEQKRLSDKRSVNPAAHEAYLKALYYYRKSYTVEEFQKASQLLQQAATLDPQDPLVQAALGNAYLDSGLAALLTPSEAYSKANEAALRAVQLDDTLAEAHEILGRVHHYYTWNQTAAGEEYRRAIELQPNDAGIRGAYAWYLGRTGRQELALAEAKKAKELDPLSMWRIIDLGMVYRFSRRYEEALAQFKRVSELQPNLTQAGYQMARVYIETGQYEAAINEIKGLQLLDPADPMFTPLLGLAYGLSGKKAEASKILENLQEKRKREYVRPYMLAELYVGLGERNRALEWLEKACEERDDWIVFLHVDPNMDLLRSKPRFQAILKRVGLPTNAN